ctatacacgcttaaattactgtttatttcaatggagTCTTGTTGGTTTGGTGATTATGATTTCCGGGCTGTTTCTAAGTTAAACAAAAGGATCCTACTCCTCAACACAAATGTTTATCTGGATGTGGACATAAACTGATGGTGCAAACTTGCCCTGAATGTTTACATTGCACCCTGTTCAGCAGCTGTTGGCTGCAGCCTTCTGGCCCAATACTGGGCCACTTTTAAAAACTGTTACCGTCTGTCATTTAGGCAAAGAAAAacgggaaaatagggtccaggctgaaaaGTACCCAACTTAGTATTTAACATGAGTATTTTACAAGCAGCAGCCATAAAGCAGACTCATTACtcataaaattatattttagaCACCGATCATTTTAGAAATTACAGGTTTTAAACTGGTGGCAATCTCAGCTGGAGTGAAACTCCTCATGTGAGTTAAGTGGAGAGCAGCAGCGGTGGCAGCAGCAGTGTATTAAAGGAGCTCAAACCTCACACTTGAAGGGTTTCTCTCCTGAGTGCTGCAGAGAGTGAACCTTCAGGGACATGCTGCGCTTGAACGACTTCCCGCACGTCTCACAGGTGAACGGCATGTCCTTCGTATgggctaaacacacacagaaacacacacacagacacacacacacaaagacacacacagtgcaAGATAAGTTAATGGTATTCAATACTGAGGCACTCAATAGCAGAAGGAGGACAAATAAGCAAACTGCCACCTTAAAATAGCACTTTAAGAACAGCACTGAGGCTTTTTCACCTGCTAATTACGATGCTAAGGACAATGGATGTGTCTCATCGAGTAAATAATCTATTTCCTCTGAAGTTTCCACATCGAACTCTCAAGTCACGCCTTCAGCAGGAAGGAAAAATAGGAGTCAGTGATGCACGGTAGTCTGTACAAACCCTTCTTTTATATGGAAGTAAATAACGGTAGTTTGTTACAGTTACTTCCTCACTGTTGAAAATACGCTGCACAATTCTTAGTTACAGATATGCAAAATATTTCTAAAGCTACAGAACTCTTCTACACAAGAGTGTATAACAGACACAttcagatacacacatgcacacagaataCAATATGCAACTGCAGGCTGTGAAATGATTTTAAACTTCATTTCATAAGCTCAAAATATAAATGACTCCCATTTGCTTCTATACTTTcaccactgaaacacacacagtgaatgaGGTAAGCCCGTCTGGGAATTAAGATACTTATCTCCCAAAAAGTCGAAGAGGAAAGCTACACCCAAAACAAAATCCCGCACAACAATCAGTGGAAAAGGAAGCAGAGTAACAAACTGGAACAAAGCGACCAACCAGGATCGTTGATGTCACTGCCACTCACCGACCATGTGCTTCCTGACATGAGCCATGGTGTAAAACTTCTTCTCACAGATCTCGCAGGAGAACTTCTTCTCAGCGTAGCCATGGACGATCTTGTTGTGCTCGTGCAACGACCACAGCTTTTTGAAGGCCTTGCCACATGTTACACACTTccaaaaaaacagaggagagaagagaacaTATAGTTATTACAGGAGCTATTTGGGTATCATCTGGAACAGACTTTACAAATACAATCCAGGTGTGTGGGCTTACACAGATACTTGGGCGTGCACTGTACCAAAAAAGCAATTAGAGTCAGTAGATTAAAGCGGCAAATGATCTTCAAAACCACAGCAGGAGTCCAGCTGCTCACTGCAGAGTGGAGGTACTGAGACATATCAGAATTTATTATTACTGACTGCTGAGTTACTGACTGTGATTGGTGTTAATATATTTACATAACTGCAACTGTGCATGTACTAATTATTAACTAAATACTACTTTAAAAGCTGAGACTACTGCTACTAACAAAGAGTGTAGGTTTGTGCCTTCCAAAACAATCAGACAAGCTGTGTTAACTCCTATATTATTAATGCATCAACCCCCCTCAAAATCCTATTTAGTTTCCCTGATACAGACTTTAATCTTGACAGTAAATTATGTTGGATTTGCATCTTTAACCGGATATCAATTTTTGTCACAAAAGCTATATTTGCCTCCACTTGGACTGTTAAATCTTTtgtcaaaataataaaactacACATTATCACATCTGAATCAGAACATAAACTCTACGTTTTCTACCTCCCAAAACAtgcagatgatttttttttgccaagctGCACATATCACCATCTCCTTCCACCAATCAGGGGGTAAAAGGTGACCCAGATGAGTGTGTCAGCATTTTTATGATCTCTGACCTTCTTTCATCCTGCTAATGACAGCAGCTGGCCACAGGGTTACAGAGATTTCACCAAGTCACTCAAGTTGTGACTGTAAAGGCCTGGTAACAGCAGAGAGCGGCACAGTGAAATGTATCCCACGTCTTCAAGAAGTATGTTGTTGATGTAGCTTGGTGACTTAGTGACTGCTCAGAGTGGTAGTTGCTGAACTACTATAGCTGGTGCTGGCTAGCCAGGAATATGCTAGCACTAGTCAAGCACAATAGTGCCCCAGGCTTCTCTGTATTTGTTCTGTACTAAGCTGTTTACCTCAGGATTGTACATGTTTTAATTCAAGAGAGTTTTActgagaagggaaaaaaatctcCACACAAATAAGCTTGCTAATTAGCTAATATCCTTTTCTAAAATTTGTGCATGtgcaggttttttaaatgtaggaAAAATAGGCAATAGACTCCTTTCCAATTGCCAGTAAACTAGATCTGTGTACACGACCAGTGTGTCACATTTAATGTCAGGATGTCAGGAAAcagggttagtaaacagtaaaaagcagcatggaggccagtaaAATGCAacggtggttacttcttttttttttaaatttctgtccTCTTCCCTCTTTCACAATCGGGGATGACTAATGTTGGACGATGCTTGAGCACTGCGTTGACGCAAGGTATTTGTGGTGGTGCGTCATTGCGTTGTGTCACAAAAGGGGGGGAAAGTAGCACGTCCACACAggtgtcatgtttttattactgCTGGTCGGAGCCAGTtggagctggagccaataaatacctgtgactgctgaagagtcatttgtcctgggaatggatgctgattgtaaccttccCCAACACAGACAAGAGCCTTTGCAAGTGGGTGTTAGTGGATTTTTTGTCCAGTTGGAAAGGGGCTTAGCTAGCTCATTTAGCAAGCTTGGTGGCCACCAAGATAAGAAGAAATATTAAGTGAAAATCCTTCCTCTGTTGTGGAGTAGTTTACACTGATAGAAGAGGGTAAAACAAAAATGGATGGTGCAACAAAGCTAATAAGCTACTAAAGCTTTCTCTCCATTTTGGACTCTCTGGCTCTTTGTTCCCTCAAAGGTCAGTGCTGTTAAGACGActttgtgtgtcaaatttcactTTAGTTGAGCTCGGCATGAAAAATGTGAGTGGATTTACTTAGCCCCCGACACAAATCTACTAATCACAGTTAATTCATTGAACAGAACTAGGAGCTTAAAAAATGGGGGATGGAGGTTGTATCATACCTGGATGCTCTTCTCACAGTCGGTCTGttggtgcagcagcagctcgCTCTCCAGCAGGAAGCGTTTCCCACAGTTATTGCAGATCTGCATGCGGTTGTGAGTGACGTTCATGTGTTTCTCCAGGTACCAGCGGTTGTTGAAGACGCGAGGGCATTTCTTACACGGGAAATGTTGCTTCTCCTCCAGCCTCACTTTCTGGCCCAGGCTCTCCGTATCCAGCGGCCTCTTCCCGCCTTGCCGCTGGTTGGCCAGCGTGGCCTCTGCGAGTGTCTGCCGCATGGAGGCGGTTGTACCCGCCATGGCGAAGGCTCTGGTGCCCCGGCGAGGTCGATCCATCATGGCTGGCTGCTCCAAGCCTGGAATGTTTAGagtgttctcctcctcttcctcgtcttcctcctcatcGTCCTCTTCACTGCTCTGACCCAGTATGTCCCCTCTCTTCAGGTTCAGGTCATCGTCATCCTCTTCTCCAACTGTGTCGTCATTCTCCGCCTCATTCTCCTCATCGTCTTCTGAATCTCTCTGGTTGTCATGGCAACGACCAAACATGGTGGACGCCTCTGTGGCAGTTGCTGATTTGCTCTCTGATCCCTTTGACACATTGAGGGTCTGGTTGTTGAGGTTGACTTCAACAATGATCTGGTCTCTGTTGAAGGAAGTGTGGCCATCTGCGTTCTTTGACTCCTCTCCATTGCTCTCGACTTTGCACAAAGCAGCCACACCTGTTCCAGCCCCGCCCCCTGACCCGTCCTCCTTCTGGTAATACTGCTTCTGCTGGGAGGCCGCCTTGCCTGCCTCCTCCACTCTAACAGAGAACGGGCTGCTGCCTTCTCTTTTATACACCCTCCCCAGCTCTGACTCCTGTTTAATCTCTGGGTACAGCTGGCTGGAGGGCATCGCTACAGCAGCTGGGTCACCGCCACCGAGCCCTTCCTGATTGGCCATATCTGCGCAGGTGGTTCTCAGCGAGTGGCTGCTGATGAGGTCACGACAGGAGGCTGCGATGTCGCTCATCTGAAGCAGGGTAGCGGCGTTGAGCACGTCCCGCACAGTGCGGCTGCTCACCAGCAGTTTGGAGGTGTAAATGAAGTTGAGGATTTGTTGCAGGCCCTGAGAGGTCAGGGCGTCCAGCGACAGGTCCACCCGCCGCAGCTGTTTGCTTTGGGCGAAAAGGGAGTGGAAGAAAGGGCTGTAGGCCGCCAGCACGCCCTTATGGGCTGGGAAGGTGCTGTGCTGACGCACCAGAACGATGTCAACGTCACACAGGTCAGGCTGGAAGAGGCGCTGCTCATTCAGCCTGTCCATCAAACAGGTGAAGTGCAGAGCCACATCCTCCACCAGGGAGAACTCAGCAGAGGGGAAGTCCGTGGTCTTCTCCACTAtgagctgcagagagaggacatgatggagggagaaagaaagagaaaaaagtcaaCATCAAAGGAACTTATTATCATGTAGTAATACAATGGATTAAACTTCTGAATAGGAAGACAATTAGATCTCAGCTGCAGTGTGACCAAAAAGTTCTCATTTTAACAAGAAACATTTCCTGTCATCACATCAATTTATCTTCTTGTGTGACAAAGCTTTATCTAAAAAAAACCTGCGTAtatgtttaaaacaaactttactTGTTATAGCATCAGTGCCAGATGAGCATGTTGAACAAGAACCAGCGGTaaatagaaacacaaaaacacaatttagcTAACATAGTATATGTGCAaattttaacttcttttttctgttgttattaaatgttattaaattaCTGTATAATTTTCCATtatgtgctgtttttattcCCCCTACAACAAGTTCTACTTAGACCCAGTTTCCACcaaaatatttgtgtgtgtgcatgggtttATCTAACACAGGAAAAGCTGCTAAAGATAGGCGATAGtcttttcccattgccagtaaaCCAAAGCTGTGAacacggctctgcagcagatgagcatgcctttctctgtgtgttgttttttttccagctgtgtCACGTTCAATGCCACAGGCAGGCTGGAAAACAAGTTAGTAAACattagaaagcagcatggaggccagtgaaaatgttactgtGGTTACTTTTTTTATATCTCTCACTTATTCAGTCTAACTCTCAGACTCAGTGCAAACTAAATGTGGAACAGTGTTTTAGCGCTGCTGAGGTGGAGACAGATGGTATTTTGTGATGTGTGCAAGTCGTTGCAACTCGCTGGCAAAAGGGCTAAAATCAGCACACACATTGACccaggtgttgtatttccatcgaAGCCGATCAGAACTGCCCCCGATAAATACcagtgactactgcagagtcatttgacctgggtatgaatgctgattgtaacctttcccattacatatCATTTTTTTTGGAAGCACTTAATTACATCTTCATGCAGAAGAAGCTCTCCTGGTTGTCTaacttttttctgtgtttcttttgaATAAAAAGCAACACATATCAATCACATGACTAAGTACATTACTACGGAAGCGACATGCATTAACTTAAAAAATTAACTAAaaaatatttgccttttttcccccctaaatTGCATtggaaaacatggaaaaaactctgcttttgtttttctgaattaacgggatgattattttgttaattcagaaaaaacaaaagcagattttttttcttaggtGAATGCATTACACTCCTGTACATAGCAAAAATTGGCAGTATTTTGTAGTACTAAAATTTGACCTCCAAGTAGAGGCATAAATATTGCTGAAACAATTTCTAATGAAATAAATCCTAAAGCAGTCATTATAGTGTTCTTTATGATTTCCAGTCTGTTAAGTGCACTGCACCAAGTCACAAACTGCATGCATGCTGCACAAGAAAAATCTAAAAGGTGTAACACTCAGCGCTCTGTGCAAGGTCCTCAACTTCCCAAGGTGGGTTTATTTTAGCACAGGAAGGGCAGGGTTTCGATCCAGACGGGATGTGAGTGgggacagagcagcaaacagagcaaacacacacacacacactcacacgcataTGTGATGTGCAACCATgcgcaaaaaaacacaaatgcacagacacacacacacatacacacaacaaacacaaacacagtgccTGGTCTCTGCAAGGACTGACTGGTCTGAGCATTGGTATTCTGTGCCATCCCACCCCCATTAGCCGGCTCTCTCAGCACACCCACTCACTACACTGTCCCTGAGGAATGGAGAATTATGCACAAGACAAAACACGTCCGGAGAAATAATTAGGGAAACCATGCCGAATAAATACTAACTAACCCTGCAAACAATTAATGGAATTTATCATTCTGGGCATCTCTTGAAGGCAGAATAACACCGAGTATTAATAAAAACCTTGTTTGGGCTGGAGATGATGTATCTGTGAGCCATAATTACATCTCTATGTGTCttatttttcaatatttacTGTTGCATGTGCAGGACAAGACATgtgcaataaagaaaaaagggTAAGGGCAATATATTAAATTAACAATTCATTCTAGGACAATAACTATTATGGAATTTATGTAAAACTGCGGTAAATGAGTATGAATCCCATTACAAAGACTGTTAAGTGTTCTTGATTCTTTCCCTGCTGCCCAACATATAGTTTGTCTTTAAGATCAATGAAAATGACTGCTCATTGTTAAAGCTGGAAAATGGATTTGCATATGGGACTAACCTTGAAAATCTGGCCTGTTTGAAGAATTCAATTATGGAAGTGTTAGATTTATTCATAGTTTTGAGCTGCTAAATTGGACTGCGAGCCAGAGAGGAGTGGAGATCGGGTTATCTCTCCCTGTGCAAGGCTACAGACGTTGCCCAAGGGCAAAACGCTGCAGCCTTAATCAGATCAAGTTTAAGTTGCAGACTGGAAGTTATGCTGCTTTGGTGATAACAATCGGCATCTTCTTCTGAGATTCAAACAGGACAACACTGACAAAGATTAAATTCTATAGGATGAGCATAACAGATTGAAAACATTGATAGCTGAGGGTCAAAATAAAGGAGCCAACGACATCTTTTTAAGGTTTAATGAAGGATGTATTTACATGTAGATTTTGTTCCTATTACCAAAACAACTGTGTGATCTTCCTAATCCCTTGATGCTTATTCTGCTACCTCTTCAGGACTGCAATGTTTGGGCCATCATTAATGGGTCTGAAAATCTGATCCCAGGgatttgaaatgcaaaataatgatGCTCGCCATATGTACCTATAAAACAGGACTCCAAATGAGTTCCCAAATGATTTCCCCACTGTCTGCACAAGCCTTTATGCCCCACTCCTGAGCATGCAAAGGGGCAATTTGAGCACAACTAAAAAATTTTGCATGAAACAAAGCTTTATTTTGGGGAGGAAATTATTATCACGCAAAGAATAATTTAATTTGAGCAAACAGAAATCCTTTCTGTGCTCAatgtatttgcatgttttctATCATCCACATAAGCGGACCACAATAATCTGTCTCACTCAGTTTCACCCATAATTGCCCTCTTAATttagaacaaaacattttaactaCATTATTTACAACTCATTTTCAACTAAGTCCACACTGCAATACAAGAACAATGCCATATC
This is a stretch of genomic DNA from Epinephelus fuscoguttatus linkage group LG21, E.fuscoguttatus.final_Chr_v1. It encodes these proteins:
- the zbtb47b gene encoding zinc finger and BTB domain-containing protein 47; amino-acid sequence: MLIVEKTTDFPSAEFSLVEDVALHFTCLMDRLNEQRLFQPDLCDVDIVLVRQHSTFPAHKGVLAAYSPFFHSLFAQSKQLRRVDLSLDALTSQGLQQILNFIYTSKLLVSSRTVRDVLNAATLLQMSDIAASCRDLISSHSLRTTCADMANQEGLGGGDPAAVAMPSSQLYPEIKQESELGRVYKREGSSPFSVRVEEAGKAASQQKQYYQKEDGSGGGAGTGVAALCKVESNGEESKNADGHTSFNRDQIIVEVNLNNQTLNVSKGSESKSATATEASTMFGRCHDNQRDSEDDEENEAENDDTVGEEDDDDLNLKRGDILGQSSEEDDEEEDEEEEENTLNIPGLEQPAMMDRPRRGTRAFAMAGTTASMRQTLAEATLANQRQGGKRPLDTESLGQKVRLEEKQHFPCKKCPRVFNNRWYLEKHMNVTHNRMQICNNCGKRFLLESELLLHQQTDCEKSIQCVTCGKAFKKLWSLHEHNKIVHGYAEKKFSCEICEKKFYTMAHVRKHMVAHTKDMPFTCETCGKSFKRSMSLKVHSLQHSGEKPFKCENCSERFQYKYQLRSHMSIHIGHKQFMCQWCGKDFNMKQYFDEHMKTHTGEKPYICEICGKSFTSRPNMKRHRRTHTGEKPYPCEVCGQRFRFSNMLKAHREKCFRVSNPMVTDGNDPLGLHQPLASPVVDSSGQVQLGTALPATSATTPAAASSPHPLHGTQLSLPLLHSMGGLPPTHLPPPPPLFSAGRMNSNN